The following proteins are co-located in the Mariprofundus sp. NF genome:
- the nhaB gene encoding sodium/proton antiporter (involved in regulation of intracellular pH under alkaline conditions) → MSSTDSVATATPSTVSIPLKLFLGRSPLWYKQIILFALILNVVLYFIAGPLVTSWFILVEFIGTLAMALKCFPLQPGGLFAIQALLLQLTDSHTVYEEIEHGLPVILLVIFMVAGVHFLRDVLFRAINHVLLGIQSRLIVNMTTLVVVAILSAFLDALTILAILIAIATSFYDVYEFAVSKVGYHEDPDPNDEYIDELYRQDLDNFRAFLRGLLMHGAIGTAIGGVCTLVGEPENLVIGNEAGWDFVTFLSMVSPATIPTLLAGILTCLVVEKFGWFNYGAELPVNVRKILADEDKKLRESTTPSQRMIMVFQAIVGLLMVVALSMHLAEIGLIGLGVIILATAITGVTDEHKIAEAFMPGLPFASLLVMFYVIVAMIQSQFMFHPIMQWVMSLDGSIQVFMVFLTNGFLSAISDNVFVATIYMDQIRELLDQGLITRAAFEAQSVAVVMGTGIPSMSTPNGQAAFLFLLTSALAPKIRLGYGSMVYMALPYFITCTVVAGTMILIL, encoded by the coding sequence ATGAGCAGCACCGACAGCGTAGCAACAGCCACCCCCTCTACTGTTTCCATCCCCCTGAAACTTTTCCTCGGCCGATCGCCACTCTGGTACAAACAGATCATTCTCTTCGCTCTGATACTCAACGTTGTGCTCTATTTTATCGCAGGCCCGCTGGTTACCTCATGGTTTATTCTGGTCGAATTTATCGGCACGCTGGCGATGGCGTTGAAATGTTTCCCTCTACAGCCGGGCGGCCTGTTTGCGATTCAGGCGCTGCTGTTGCAGCTGACTGACAGCCATACCGTTTATGAAGAGATCGAGCATGGTCTGCCGGTGATTCTTCTGGTGATCTTTATGGTTGCCGGTGTGCACTTTCTCAGAGATGTGCTGTTTCGCGCCATTAATCACGTGCTGCTGGGTATTCAATCACGTCTGATCGTTAATATGACCACGCTTGTGGTGGTTGCCATCCTCTCCGCATTTCTAGATGCCCTGACCATTCTTGCCATCCTTATCGCTATCGCCACCAGCTTTTATGATGTCTATGAATTTGCAGTTTCAAAGGTCGGTTACCATGAAGATCCCGATCCGAATGATGAATACATCGATGAGCTGTATCGTCAGGATCTGGATAATTTCCGCGCCTTCCTGCGCGGTCTGCTAATGCATGGTGCCATCGGCACTGCCATTGGTGGTGTCTGCACCCTCGTTGGAGAACCTGAGAACCTGGTCATTGGCAATGAAGCGGGCTGGGATTTCGTCACATTCCTGAGCATGGTTTCACCAGCCACTATCCCCACCCTGCTGGCTGGTATCCTCACCTGTCTGGTGGTCGAGAAGTTCGGCTGGTTCAATTATGGTGCTGAACTACCGGTCAATGTCCGCAAAATTCTTGCAGATGAGGACAAAAAACTGCGCGAATCAACCACCCCCAGCCAGCGTATGATCATGGTATTTCAAGCTATCGTTGGCCTGCTCATGGTGGTTGCCTTATCGATGCATCTGGCTGAGATCGGCCTGATCGGGCTCGGTGTGATTATCCTCGCCACCGCCATCACAGGCGTGACCGATGAGCATAAAATCGCCGAAGCCTTTATGCCGGGGCTGCCGTTTGCATCACTGCTGGTGATGTTCTATGTGATTGTGGCGATGATTCAGAGCCAGTTCATGTTCCATCCGATCATGCAGTGGGTGATGAGTCTGGACGGTAGTATTCAGGTCTTTATGGTCTTCCTTACCAACGGATTCCTCTCGGCGATCAGTGACAATGTCTTTGTTGCCACCATCTATATGGATCAGATCAGGGAGCTTCTCGATCAGGGGCTGATCACACGAGCTGCCTTTGAGGCGCAATCGGTAGCTGTGGTGATGGGCACCGGTATCCCCAGCATGTCCACCCCCAACGGTCAGGCTGCATTTTTGTTCCTGCTCACCTCCGCACTCGCCCCGAAAATCCGTCTCGGTTATGGCAGCATGGTCTACATGGCTCTGCCCTACTTCATCACCTGTACCGTGGTGGCAGGCACCATGATTCTGATATTGTAA
- a CDS encoding cyclic nucleotide-binding domain-containing protein codes for MQFGFKALSGADKRAQANIAGRSQKQARTIAADHLIGPFNQTKDTINEIIEMTGAIPLFDKIDSVQVGVIAAHMQVKHLDENQRLFAEGEASDYICFVVSGTLEVFKQSQTGKKVSVSTLSRGRCIGEMALLDSYARSATVIARTPCTLLKLSRESFDHILDERPRAGISLLKTLSKSISLHLRKTSGQFADAHDATTADAAVPVLNEKTTKQPKLIDHIINRKESKLPPLIRQFI; via the coding sequence ATGCAATTTGGTTTTAAGGCGTTAAGCGGTGCAGATAAGAGAGCTCAGGCAAATATCGCTGGCAGGAGCCAGAAACAGGCCAGAACTATCGCAGCAGATCATCTGATCGGCCCTTTCAATCAGACTAAAGATACGATCAATGAGATTATTGAGATGACCGGGGCGATTCCTCTGTTTGATAAAATTGACAGCGTGCAGGTCGGCGTTATTGCCGCGCATATGCAGGTCAAGCATCTGGATGAAAATCAGCGCCTGTTTGCCGAAGGTGAAGCCAGCGATTACATCTGCTTTGTTGTCTCCGGTACTCTGGAAGTATTCAAGCAGTCACAGACCGGTAAGAAGGTCTCTGTATCCACGCTATCCCGTGGTCGCTGCATCGGTGAGATGGCACTGCTTGATAGCTATGCCCGCTCTGCCACCGTGATTGCCCGGACCCCGTGTACACTGCTCAAACTCAGCCGTGAAAGTTTTGATCATATTCTCGATGAGCGCCCCCGTGCCGGTATCTCACTTTTGAAGACCCTCTCGAAATCGATCAGTCTGCATCTGCGCAAAACATCCGGTCAGTTCGCCGATGCCCATGATGCAACAACTGCAGACGCGGCTGTTCCTGTTCTCAATGAGAAAACCACCAAACAACCGAAACTGATCGATCACATCATCAACAGAAAAGAGTCGAAGCTGCCTCCCCTGATCAGGCAGTTCATCTAA
- the pflB gene encoding formate C-acetyltransferase: MNSPETTSTLQAWNNFKGSEWKERIDLRDFIQQNYAPYEGDESFLAPATARTSQLWVETSKLIEEERIKGVLDVSSDIGSSITAHRPGYINKAVELIVGLQTDAPLKRAIIPNGGLRMVEAGLQAYGYELDAAVKEAFSRYRKDHNQGVFDVYSPDILACRRSGIITGLPDAYGRGRIVGDYRRVALYGVDFLITEKRREKAELNDLQFSEEVLRSREEISEQIRALDELKQMAASYGFDIGVAATTAQEAVQWTYFGYLAAIKEQNGAAMSIGRISTFLDIYIQRDIDAGLLDESSAQELIDDLVIKLRIVRFLRTPEYDQLFSGDPAWVTETIGGMGEDGRTLVTKNSFRFLHTLYNLGPAPEPNLTVLWSNAMPKGFKDFCSRVSIETSAIQYESDDLMRQHWGDDYAIACCVSAMRIGKQMQFFGARCNLAKTMLYAINGGVDEKSGVKVVDGFEPITADYLDYDEVVAKFEKMMDWLATTYIKALNAIHYMHDKYHYERIEMALHDRDILRTMACGIAGLSVAADSLSAIKFARVRVIRDEQGIAKDFDIEGDFPAYGNNDDRVDEIAVWLVETFMEKIRKHKTYRDSVPTQSVLTITSNVVYGMKTGNTPDGRRAGEPFAPGANAMNGRDSKGFIASGASVAKLPYDAALDGISWTATCTEGALGQTLADRVGNLSNCVDVFCNANGFHVNVNVLNRDTLLDAMEHPENYPQLTLRVSGYAVNFIKLTREQQLDVINRTFHLHF; the protein is encoded by the coding sequence GTGAATTCACCAGAAACAACTTCAACCCTGCAAGCATGGAACAACTTTAAGGGTAGTGAATGGAAAGAGCGGATCGATCTGCGCGACTTCATTCAGCAGAACTACGCTCCCTATGAGGGCGACGAGAGCTTTCTCGCCCCTGCCACAGCGCGTACCAGCCAACTATGGGTGGAGACCTCAAAGCTGATTGAAGAGGAGCGTATCAAGGGTGTGCTGGATGTATCCAGTGATATCGGCTCATCCATCACAGCCCACAGGCCGGGTTATATCAACAAAGCGGTGGAGTTGATTGTTGGCTTGCAGACCGATGCGCCACTAAAACGCGCCATCATTCCCAACGGCGGCCTGCGCATGGTCGAGGCCGGTCTTCAGGCCTACGGTTATGAGCTTGATGCAGCCGTAAAAGAGGCCTTCAGCCGCTACCGTAAAGATCACAATCAGGGTGTGTTTGATGTCTATAGCCCTGACATCCTCGCCTGCCGTCGTTCCGGCATTATCACAGGCCTGCCTGATGCTTATGGCCGTGGTCGCATCGTTGGTGACTATCGTCGCGTCGCCCTCTATGGCGTCGATTTCCTGATCACCGAGAAGAGACGTGAAAAGGCTGAACTCAATGATCTGCAGTTCAGTGAAGAGGTACTGCGCAGCCGCGAAGAGATCTCTGAACAGATCAGGGCGCTGGATGAACTCAAACAGATGGCTGCCAGTTACGGTTTTGATATTGGCGTTGCCGCGACCACAGCACAGGAAGCGGTGCAGTGGACCTACTTCGGTTATCTGGCTGCGATCAAGGAGCAGAACGGGGCGGCGATGTCGATTGGTCGCATCTCCACCTTCCTGGATATCTATATCCAGCGTGATATCGATGCCGGGCTTCTTGATGAGTCATCGGCACAGGAGCTGATTGATGATCTGGTGATCAAGCTGCGTATCGTGCGTTTCCTGCGCACACCTGAGTATGATCAGCTCTTCTCCGGTGACCCTGCCTGGGTGACTGAAACCATCGGTGGTATGGGTGAAGATGGTCGCACTCTGGTCACTAAAAATAGCTTCCGCTTCCTGCATACCCTCTACAACCTCGGCCCGGCCCCGGAGCCGAATCTCACTGTGCTCTGGTCGAATGCGATGCCCAAAGGATTTAAGGATTTCTGCTCCCGTGTCTCCATTGAGACCAGTGCTATCCAGTATGAATCGGATGATCTGATGCGCCAGCATTGGGGGGATGATTATGCCATCGCCTGCTGTGTATCGGCCATGCGTATCGGCAAGCAGATGCAGTTCTTCGGCGCACGCTGCAATCTGGCAAAAACCATGCTCTATGCGATCAATGGCGGTGTGGATGAGAAGAGCGGCGTTAAGGTTGTCGATGGTTTTGAGCCGATCACCGCCGACTACCTCGACTATGATGAGGTCGTTGCGAAATTTGAGAAGATGATGGACTGGCTTGCCACGACCTATATCAAAGCGCTAAACGCCATCCACTACATGCATGATAAATACCATTATGAGCGCATTGAGATGGCGCTGCATGATCGCGATATTCTGCGCACCATGGCCTGCGGCATTGCCGGACTCTCTGTGGCTGCCGACTCACTTTCAGCCATTAAATTCGCCAGGGTGCGTGTCATCCGCGATGAACAGGGTATCGCCAAGGATTTCGATATTGAAGGTGATTTCCCTGCTTATGGCAACAATGATGACCGCGTCGATGAGATCGCTGTCTGGCTGGTTGAAACCTTTATGGAGAAGATCCGTAAACACAAAACCTACCGCGACAGCGTACCAACCCAATCGGTACTGACCATCACCTCCAATGTGGTTTACGGTATGAAGACCGGCAATACACCTGATGGTCGCCGTGCCGGTGAACCCTTTGCACCCGGTGCCAACGCCATGAACGGGCGTGACAGCAAAGGATTTATCGCCTCCGGAGCATCGGTAGCCAAACTGCCTTACGACGCAGCGCTCGACGGTATTTCATGGACAGCAACCTGCACAGAGGGTGCTCTGGGTCAGACTCTGGCTGATCGAGTGGGCAACCTGAGCAACTGTGTTGATGTCTTCTGTAATGCCAATGGTTTTCACGTCAATGTGAATGTACTGAATCGGGATACCCTGCTTGATGCGATGGAGCATCCTGAAAACTATCCTCAGCTCACCCTGCGTGTCTCCGGTTATGCGGTGAACTTCATCAAACTGACCAGAGAGCAGCAGCTGGACGTCATTAACCGAACCTTCCACCTGCACTTTTAA
- a CDS encoding DNA-3-methyladenine glycosylase I, whose translation MQFESIYQRAAERKGGSAELALLLPAVVKPESVAAVDESRFLAEMTRCIFQAGFVWRVINQKWVGFEAVFHSFDVNTILGLLPEDWEAIKQDTRIVRNGQKISSVRGNAQFIEDIALEFGSFAGFIAEWPEADLIGLFALLKKRGSRLGGNSGQRFLRNVGKDTFVLTRDVVCCLQNSGLKIHDNPTSKRDLSAIQQTFNGWHEESGLSYTHLSKIAAYSIG comes from the coding sequence GTGCAGTTCGAATCGATCTATCAGCGTGCTGCTGAGCGAAAGGGGGGAAGCGCTGAGCTTGCACTGCTTCTGCCTGCAGTGGTTAAACCGGAATCAGTTGCTGCAGTGGATGAGAGCCGCTTTCTTGCCGAGATGACCCGCTGCATTTTTCAGGCCGGTTTTGTCTGGCGGGTAATCAATCAGAAGTGGGTTGGTTTTGAAGCGGTATTCCACAGTTTTGATGTGAATACGATTCTGGGGCTTCTGCCTGAGGATTGGGAAGCGATCAAACAGGATACTCGCATCGTTCGCAACGGCCAGAAAATCAGCTCAGTCAGAGGCAATGCTCAGTTTATTGAAGATATAGCACTGGAGTTCGGAAGTTTTGCCGGCTTCATTGCCGAGTGGCCAGAAGCTGATCTGATCGGCCTCTTTGCACTGCTCAAAAAACGGGGCTCCCGGCTTGGGGGCAATAGCGGTCAGCGTTTTTTGCGCAATGTGGGTAAGGATACGTTTGTGCTGACCCGGGATGTGGTCTGCTGCCTGCAGAACAGTGGTCTGAAGATCCATGATAACCCCACCTCCAAACGCGATCTTTCAGCTATTCAACAGACCTTTAATGGTTGGCATGAAGAGTCGGGGCTCTCCTATACCCATTTGAGTAAAATCGCTGCCTATTCGATAGGCTGA
- the pflA gene encoding pyruvate formate-lyase-activating protein: protein MDQNNTVNPPGSISPACIDEQGRLSGFVHSFEMGSAVDGPGMRFVVFVSGCQFRCLYCHNPDTIKMHNGTLMTVDRVIEEMAEFASFLRFAGGLTISGGEPLMQADFIREIFYLAKHDYSLHTALDTQGFLAAHLDDDYFDDIDLVLLDIKHIDAAKYLALTSKPLQPTLDFARRLSAMGKKMRIRYVLVPGYTDDVDDVEKLAEFISTLNGVERVEVLPFHKMGEQKWQELGFKYHLKDVQTPTTELLKRVIDQFRSHGLTAC from the coding sequence ATGGATCAAAACAACACGGTTAATCCCCCGGGTTCTATTTCGCCCGCCTGTATCGATGAACAGGGCCGGCTTTCGGGATTTGTGCACTCCTTTGAGATGGGCAGTGCCGTTGATGGCCCGGGCATGCGCTTTGTGGTGTTTGTTTCCGGCTGCCAGTTCCGCTGCCTCTACTGCCATAATCCTGATACCATAAAAATGCATAACGGCACGCTGATGACCGTTGATCGCGTCATTGAAGAGATGGCCGAATTCGCCTCATTCCTCCGTTTTGCAGGTGGTTTAACGATCTCGGGTGGTGAACCGCTGATGCAGGCGGATTTTATCCGCGAGATCTTCTACCTCGCCAAACATGACTACAGCCTGCATACCGCACTCGACACCCAGGGCTTTCTTGCCGCTCATCTTGACGATGACTATTTCGATGATATCGATCTGGTACTGCTCGATATTAAACATATTGATGCAGCCAAATATCTGGCTTTGACCTCCAAACCGCTGCAGCCAACGCTCGATTTTGCCCGTCGCCTCTCGGCTATGGGTAAGAAGATGCGCATACGTTATGTGCTGGTACCGGGATATACCGATGATGTTGATGATGTTGAGAAGCTCGCTGAGTTCATTAGCACACTGAACGGCGTTGAACGCGTGGAGGTGCTGCCATTCCACAAAATGGGTGAGCAGAAATGGCAGGAGTTAGGATTCAAGTACCATCTGAAAGATGTTCAAACGCCTACCACTGAACTGTTGAAACGTGTCATTGATCAGTTCCGCAGCCATGGCCTGACAGCCTGCTAA
- a CDS encoding M18 family aminopeptidase — MQQNDFVNGLLDFIKASPTPFHVVQNMVVILESAGFKQLREKDAWSAEVGEACFVTRNDSSIIAFRLNQPLVEHGINMVGAHTDSPCLKVKPNPEITEKGYLQLGVEVYGGALLNPWFDRDLSLAGRVSYLDKKGQIAHQLINWQKAIATIPSLAIHLDREANENRKINKQTDLPPVLMRISAEEVDEICFSDLLLEQVKACDVNATKVLDYELSFYDLQAPAVIGLNDEFIAAARLDNLLSCYTGLMALIDQQGSQNRLLICSDHEEIGSVSAAGAQGNFLKSVLNRLCGGEEALVRTMASSLMISVDNAHAIHPNFADRHDANHGPMINAGPVIKTNANQRYATNSETAAMFKQWAAQADVPVQSFVVRSDMACGSTIGPTTAKELGVRTVDVGVPTFAMHSIRELAGRQDACYLYAVLKQSFK, encoded by the coding sequence ATGCAACAAAACGATTTTGTGAATGGTCTTCTGGATTTTATTAAAGCATCACCCACACCGTTTCATGTAGTGCAAAATATGGTTGTGATACTGGAGTCTGCCGGTTTCAAACAGTTGCGTGAAAAGGATGCCTGGAGTGCAGAGGTGGGAGAGGCCTGCTTTGTCACACGTAACGATTCATCGATTATCGCATTCCGGTTGAACCAGCCACTTGTTGAACATGGCATCAATATGGTCGGTGCTCATACCGACAGCCCATGCCTGAAGGTGAAACCCAACCCTGAAATCACCGAAAAGGGTTACCTGCAGCTCGGTGTTGAGGTCTATGGCGGCGCACTGCTTAACCCGTGGTTCGACCGTGATCTCTCACTGGCCGGACGGGTCAGTTATCTCGATAAGAAGGGTCAGATTGCTCACCAGTTGATTAATTGGCAGAAGGCTATCGCAACGATTCCATCGCTGGCGATCCATCTGGATCGGGAAGCCAATGAGAATCGTAAGATCAACAAACAGACCGACCTGCCACCGGTGTTGATGAGGATCTCTGCAGAAGAGGTTGATGAAATCTGTTTCAGTGATCTTCTGCTTGAGCAGGTGAAGGCGTGCGATGTAAATGCGACAAAAGTACTCGATTATGAGTTGAGCTTTTATGATCTTCAGGCTCCTGCTGTCATCGGCTTGAACGATGAATTCATCGCCGCTGCCCGACTCGATAATCTGCTTAGCTGTTATACCGGTCTGATGGCACTGATCGATCAGCAGGGCTCACAAAACAGGCTGTTGATCTGCAGTGATCATGAAGAGATCGGCAGTGTTTCAGCCGCTGGTGCGCAGGGGAACTTCCTCAAATCGGTACTGAATCGTTTGTGCGGCGGTGAAGAGGCATTGGTGCGTACGATGGCCTCCAGCCTGATGATCTCAGTCGATAATGCCCACGCTATTCACCCTAACTTTGCAGACAGGCATGATGCCAATCATGGCCCGATGATTAATGCCGGACCGGTGATCAAAACCAATGCCAACCAGCGTTATGCCACCAACAGTGAAACCGCTGCGATGTTCAAGCAGTGGGCTGCTCAGGCGGATGTGCCGGTGCAGTCATTTGTGGTGCGCTCTGATATGGCCTGCGGCAGTACCATTGGTCCGACCACTGCAAAAGAGCTGGGAGTGCGCACTGTGGATGTTGGAGTACCGACCTTTGCCATGCACTCGATTCGTGAACTGGCTGGACGACAGGACGCCTGTTATCTCTACGCTGTGTTGAAACAGAGTTTTAAATGA
- a CDS encoding methyltransferase: MSYDSHLQQLDALLVETKSLWQPEPFKTARPEWCDQYPELTRALLALDEDSVNLYGSDHSALITFLSAYLPALSAIPTLIELPGNEQRQHELIEPQLHAGIPGRKWSQIKSLYACIANPQLAITEWCGGKGYLGRLLSGRWQQPVTTLEYNRDLVDSGRKLAGKYNVDQQFKAVDVLNDPVSDYLKDHHPIALHACGDLHRELVKQIIETKTPSFTIVPCCYHLGRDREYRPFSSGLKLQLSREALRLAVNETVTANNREIEKRSREMAYQLGFQQLREAISGNADYISFNPVPKTWLKENFASYCKKLCAREGVPLPAKVEWERWQVRGEQRRFEVKRLQLLRQCFKRALELWLIMDMVAHFEDHGYSVNVSLFCERTLTPRNIVIEGKR, translated from the coding sequence ATGTCCTATGACTCCCATCTGCAACAACTCGATGCACTACTTGTTGAAACTAAATCGCTCTGGCAGCCGGAGCCGTTTAAAACAGCTCGGCCGGAGTGGTGTGACCAATACCCTGAACTCACTCGGGCACTGCTGGCGCTGGATGAGGATTCAGTCAACTTGTATGGCTCGGATCATAGTGCACTGATAACATTTTTATCAGCTTATCTGCCTGCGCTTTCAGCCATTCCAACACTGATCGAATTGCCCGGCAATGAGCAGCGGCAACACGAGCTGATTGAACCACAGCTACATGCAGGCATTCCCGGCAGAAAGTGGTCCCAGATCAAATCACTTTACGCATGCATAGCCAATCCACAGCTAGCCATCACCGAATGGTGTGGGGGTAAAGGTTATCTCGGGCGTCTGCTATCCGGCAGATGGCAACAACCGGTCACAACACTTGAGTATAACCGGGATCTGGTGGATTCAGGCCGTAAACTTGCCGGGAAATATAACGTAGATCAGCAGTTCAAAGCTGTGGATGTGCTCAATGATCCGGTCAGTGATTATCTGAAGGACCACCACCCCATCGCACTGCATGCCTGTGGTGATCTGCATCGTGAGCTGGTCAAACAGATCATCGAGACAAAAACACCGAGCTTCACCATCGTACCGTGCTGTTATCATCTTGGCCGCGACAGAGAATACAGACCCTTCAGTTCCGGCTTGAAACTGCAGTTATCCAGAGAAGCGCTACGGCTGGCGGTGAATGAGACCGTCACTGCCAACAACAGGGAGATAGAGAAACGCAGCAGGGAGATGGCATATCAACTGGGTTTTCAGCAGCTGCGCGAAGCGATTTCCGGAAACGCTGATTACATCTCCTTCAATCCCGTCCCTAAAACATGGTTGAAAGAGAATTTTGCAAGCTACTGCAAAAAGCTGTGTGCCAGAGAAGGCGTGCCACTGCCCGCTAAAGTCGAATGGGAGCGGTGGCAGGTCAGAGGAGAGCAGCGCCGCTTTGAGGTCAAACGCCTGCAACTGCTTCGCCAATGTTTCAAACGTGCTTTAGAGCTCTGGTTGATCATGGATATGGTGGCACACTTTGAAGATCATGGTTACAGCGTGAATGTTTCTCTTTTTTGTGAAAGAACACTGACACCCCGAAACATAGTGATTGAAGGAAAACGTTAA